A stretch of DNA from Candidatus Methanomethylophilaceae archaeon:
CGGTGGGAGCTGTCGTAGGCCTCGCCATGTACACCGAGGTCATCCGCCCCTGGGAATGGGATGTCCCCTGGTGGGCGCGATCGACAGCAGCTAATATCCCTACCGATCTCCAGATCCGATCGTATTTATGAGGCTGGAAGACGGAATCTACGAGCATGTAATCAGCGAGTCCATAGACGGGGCGCTATCCGAGCTGGGCATGGAGGATGCCGAGGTCAGAGGCATATCCCCAGAGGATTCGCCGGAAGTTCTCTCGCAATACATCGCAGGGGTCGTCCGCCGCGCTCTCGAATCATCTGCAGGAAGGCATCCCAGCAACCGCGCCGGCAGATCCGATGCCATATCCGAGGAAGTCAGCATCTGCAACGGCATCATCAGAAGCCTCATCGAGATGACCGGGGACGGATCCCTGTCCAGATGCCTGATATCCGGCGACGGGAAGCAGCTTTTGGCGGTCAGGGCCGGCGGCAGGGACCTGATCGGAATACGCCCGCCGACTCCCATGTCGTTCAGCACCCTTTTCACGAACAAAAGGGGCGAACCCAATCTTATGGAGGAGCTGAACAAGGAGATAATGACTTCCGACGAGGTCGATTTCCTCGTGTCTTTCATCAAGTGGAGCGGCATCCGCACGATCCGCGATTCCCTGGAGAGTTTCGCCCGCAGCGGCGGGAAGCTCAGGATACTGACCACGACGTATTTGGGAATAACAGACGCGGCCGCGATAGACTGGCTTTCCAGGCTTCCAAACAGCTCGGTGAGGATATCCTACGAGAACGACAACACCCGCCTCCACGCGAAGGCCTACGTCTTCAGGCGGAGGACCAAGCTGGATTCCGCGATCATCGGCTCTTCCAACCTGTCCCGCGCGGCCGTCACGGATGGCGCGGAATGGAACATGAAGGTCACATCCCCGGATGCCCCGTACGTCATGGCCTCCGTCGGGAAAGCTTTCGAGGAGTGCTGGAACTCTCAGGATTTTGCGGGATACGATCCCGACAGGGATGGCGTCCGTCTGAGAGAAGCGCTCTCCCGCTCCAAAATCTCCGATTCCGGGTCTATCGATCTGCCTTTGTTTGACATCAGGCCGTACCCTTATCAGGAGGAGATCCTGGCCCAGCTGGAAGCCGAGAGGGAGATCCACCATTCCTATCGCAATCTCGTCGTGGCCGCCACAGGCACCGGGAAGACTGTCATCGCCGCTTTCGATTACAGGCGCTTCATCGGGAAGCCGGAGAATAGGGGCAGGGTCAACAGGCTGCTCTTCGTCGCCCATAGGGAGGAGATTCTTCGTAAAAGCCTCCAAACCTTCCGTATGGTTCTCCATGACCAGAATTTCGGAGGGATATGCACGGGCAATATCGAACCTCCATCCATGGACCACGTATTCATGTCCGTGCAGACGCTGAGGTCCAGAGGCTATGCGGAAAGCATGCGGCCGGATTTCTACGATTTCATAATAGTCGACGAGACCCATCACGCCGGAGCGGACAGCTACCACGGCATCTTCGGGATGAGGCCGAAGGTCCTTCTGGGGCTGACCGCCACGCCAGAGCGCATGGATGGGAAGAGTATTCTCTCTTCTTTCGGCGGCAGGGTGGCGGGCGAGATACGCCTCCCGGAAGCCATCGACAGGGGCCTCCTCGTTCCGTTCCATTATTTCGCGGTGACCGATCCCACCGACATCTCCAAGGTCAAGTTCACGCGGGGCAGATTCGATGAGGAGGAGCTCACCCAGATTTATCTAAGAAACGACGGGCGCATAGGCGTCATCGTCGACGCTCTGAGGAGGTATACCCCGGACATCGGGTCGGTGAAAGGGCTGGGGTTCTGCGTATCCAAGGTCCATGCCAAATACATGGCCGATAAGTTCTGCGGGATGGGGATCCCATCTGTGGCGTTGACCAGCGATTCGCCGGATGACGTCAGGCGGGACGCAATGGGAAGGCTTTCCCGCGGGGAGATCAATTTCATCTTCTCTGTGGATCTCTATAATGAAGGCGTTGACATCCCGGAGGTGAATACCGAGCTTTTCCTGCGCCCGACCGGCAGTATGACCGTGTTCATCCAGCAGCTGGGGCGCGGCCTCAGGCTCTGTCCTTCGCAAGGGAAGACCGAGCTTACTGTGCTGGATTTCGTAGGGCAATTCGATGCGAAATACGACCTCTATCTGAGGCAGATCGCCTATCTCACGTCATGCTCGGCTATGTCAGTCGGATCCCAAATCAAAAACGGGTTCATCGGACTCCCGACGGGATGCTATATTGGATTGGAGGAAATCGC
This window harbors:
- a CDS encoding DUF3427 domain-containing protein; amino-acid sequence: MRLEDGIYEHVISESIDGALSELGMEDAEVRGISPEDSPEVLSQYIAGVVRRALESSAGRHPSNRAGRSDAISEEVSICNGIIRSLIEMTGDGSLSRCLISGDGKQLLAVRAGGRDLIGIRPPTPMSFSTLFTNKRGEPNLMEELNKEIMTSDEVDFLVSFIKWSGIRTIRDSLESFARSGGKLRILTTTYLGITDAAAIDWLSRLPNSSVRISYENDNTRLHAKAYVFRRRTKLDSAIIGSSNLSRAAVTDGAEWNMKVTSPDAPYVMASVGKAFEECWNSQDFAGYDPDRDGVRLREALSRSKISDSGSIDLPLFDIRPYPYQEEILAQLEAEREIHHSYRNLVVAATGTGKTVIAAFDYRRFIGKPENRGRVNRLLFVAHREEILRKSLQTFRMVLHDQNFGGICTGNIEPPSMDHVFMSVQTLRSRGYAESMRPDFYDFIIVDETHHAGADSYHGIFGMRPKVLLGLTATPERMDGKSILSSFGGRVAGEIRLPEAIDRGLLVPFHYFAVTDPTDISKVKFTRGRFDEEELTQIYLRNDGRIGVIVDALRRYTPDIGSVKGLGFCVSKVHAKYMADKFCGMGIPSVALTSDSPDDVRRDAMGRLSRGEINFIFSVDLYNEGVDIPEVNTELFLRPTGSMTVFIQQLGRGLRLCPSQGKTELTVLDFVGQFDAKYDLYLRQIAYLTSCSAMSVGSQIKNGFIGLPTGCYIGLEEIAKNHILDSISNTNAGKRRLETSVREFIDEFGRDPTLSEFLGYANTEPSAIYKGGRTLHGMAVSARGGTPDPEDEKVFSKAFLRALSIDSVSWIEAMLSVMDGIGGRSESMDRYVSMLYFTFHPSSGAGGSGDAWEFADWLRGKPDYVSEFREILHMDRDAVKFMEESVDIGHTNPLRLHCSYSNDQIRAALGIIKAGDIGTLREGVYYDKANGCDLLFVTLNKKEGEYSPTTMYEDYPIGESEFNWQSQSTTSEDSATGRRYINHDDMGSSVLLFARERKTNSYGGSMAYVFLGKVHYISHSGSRPMTIRWRMERSIPMKVLKWSPTAIR